The candidate division KSB1 bacterium sequence GTTATCGGAATGATGATAATCGAAATACCGCTGCGATTCCGGCACCAGGCCGATGCCGGGCACGCCCTGCCGCACCAGCACCGAAATATCCGCGCCGCTGCCGCCGCGAAAGATGTTGTCCGCGCCGATGTCTTTGAATAAGTAAGACCAGCTCGCCAGGCGGGCAAATCGCGCCGAATCGGTTTCCACAGAAAAACCGCGTGGCGCAAAACCACCGCGGTCCGACTCAATCGCCGCGATATGCTTACTCTTGGACAGGGCGGCTTCACGGCCATACGCTACTGCGCCACGCAAGCCGTTCTCTTCATTCATAAACATCACCGCGCGAATCGTGCGCCTAGGCTTGAGATTGAGCGCTTTCAAGAGCCGCAACACTTCAATCGACTGCACGCAGCCGGCGCCGTCGTCATGCGCGCCCGTGCCCTTGTCCCAGCTATCGAGATGCCCGCCGACGACGATGATCTCGTCCGGTTTTTCCGCGCCGGTAAGCTCGCCGATCACATTTGCCGACGGCGCATCCGGCAAAGTTTGGCAGGTTAGTTTCAAGCGCACACGCACCGTCTTCTCCTCGGCAATGAGCTGGCTCAACAAATTGGCGCCCATCGTGCTGATCGCCGCCGCCGGAATTTTCGGCACGCCGTCTTGATAGCCCATGCCGCCGGTGTGCGGAACGTCATCCCATCGCGTCGTCATCGAGCGCACCAAGGCCGCGACGCCGCCGGCCTTCGCCGCCTCGATCGCGCCGCTGCCGCGTTGATTCACTGCGCCGCCGTACGCTTCAAACGTGTTGATCTTGCCGGCATCCATCGGGCGATTGAAGAAAATAATTTTGCCTGCGGCTTTCTTGCCGAGCGCTCGTAATTCTTCGAATGATTTGACCTCGACAACTTCCGCGACGATGCCCATCTCAGGCGTCGCCACACTGCCGCCGAGCGCGCAAACACGGAGTGGAATTGTCCCCATCGTTGCCGAGTTGATCACCGCGGCTTCTTCAATCGGGCCGCGCACCCAATGTGGCACCATCACCTCCTGCAAGCGCACGTTGTCCAAGCCGAGCTTCATCATGGTTTGGCGCGACCATTCCACCGCCGCCGCCGCTTGCGGCGAGCCACTCAGGCGCGGGCCAAGTGAAGTCAGCTCGGCAAGCATCCGATATGCCTGGCCTTCGGCCAAGGCCGCGCGAATGATTTGTTGGGCGATCTCGACGTAGGGTCTGTTATTGTTGGCTTGTGCAAATGAGTTGGTAGAACACTGAAGAAATAATAAGAACAAAACCGGTTTGATTCCGCAATCGGAAAATTTTTTTAAATTCACCTTGCCTCCTTACGACGAAAAAATAAATTTCAAGACCGCTTCCGTAAATGCCTCCAACGCCTCGAAATGAATCCAATGCCCAGCCTTTGGAATCATCACCAGCTCGCTGTTGGGAAAATGCCGCAGGATTACATCATGATCGTGATCGAGGCGATAATCCGACAGCTCGCCGCCGATGAAAAGGGTTTTGCCGGAATAGCTTGCGGCCAATGGCGGCTCGTATGCGCCCATCTCCTTTTGAAATTGTTGCAACACCGGCAAATTTACCTTCCACGCGAACGTGTTGTCACCGCGGCGAATGAGATTGGTAAGCAGGAATTGCCGCGTGCGCCGGCTTTTGATCTCTTTGGCCAAAATGGCCTCGACCTCATCGCGCGACTTGACAATGCCGAGATCGATCGCGCACAAGGCGCGCAAAATATCGTTCGACGAGCTTTGATATCCTCGCGGCGCGATGTCTTCGATGATCAAGCCCGCGAGCCGCTCCGGATAATGAAACGCAAATTCCATCGCCGCGAGGCCGCCCATCGAATGGCCGAGTAAATAGGCCTTATCAAGACGCTGCTGATCGAAGAAATGTTTAACGTCCTCGCGCAAATCGGCGAACGTGTGCGTCTCGGTGTGCGGCGAGCTGCCGTGATTGCGCTGATCGACGGCGAGCACGCGGAACTTTTTCTCCAACACTTTTGCTACGCGCTGCCAGTTTTGCGAAGAGCCGAGCAGGCCGTGCAGGATGACGAGGCTCGGCTCGTGGTGGCCGTATTGGCGGAAAAAGAGTTTGAGGTTGTTCATTAAAGTCTTTTTAAAAACAAGGCCGAAGTTTTTTATGAAAAGAAATAATAAACAAAGCAACAAAAGTGGCAAACCGCCCAGCAGGTTTTTCACAAGATCCCTCTTGGATCAACAAGTCTCTTTTTGGCAATGTTTGTGCCACTTTTAGAGTTGAGTTGAGAAGACGAAGCAGAAGGGGTAACTTACAGACTTTTCAGCTTTCATTTTTTAGTATAACCAAGCAGCGTACAAAACTGTACATTATGGTTCACAAAGCCCTTTAAAGTTGTACTTTGAAAAACAAAACTGCCGATGGCATGTGACGGCAATGCCTCGGCAGTTTTTACCTTTTAAACAGCTTTAATAAAGAATAAAGGCATGGAGCATCCAGTCTCACTTCATCATCATCACCCGCTGCACGATCTGTGACCATGCGCCTGATCTTTCACGTCGATAACGTAAACGCACGAGATAAATACCCGAGCTTAATTCGTTTCCTTCTTGATCCCGGCCGTCCCAAATCACTTCGTGGTTGCCGGCGGGACGCGAGCCATTGAACAGTTCATGCACTCGGCGTCCGCC is a genomic window containing:
- a CDS encoding M20/M25/M40 family metallo-hydrolase, with translation MNLKKFSDCGIKPVLFLLFLQCSTNSFAQANNNRPYVEIAQQIIRAALAEGQAYRMLAELTSLGPRLSGSPQAAAAVEWSRQTMMKLGLDNVRLQEVMVPHWVRGPIEEAAVINSATMGTIPLRVCALGGSVATPEMGIVAEVVEVKSFEELRALGKKAAGKIIFFNRPMDAGKINTFEAYGGAVNQRGSGAIEAAKAGGVAALVRSMTTRWDDVPHTGGMGYQDGVPKIPAAAISTMGANLLSQLIAEEKTVRVRLKLTCQTLPDAPSANVIGELTGAEKPDEIIVVGGHLDSWDKGTGAHDDGAGCVQSIEVLRLLKALNLKPRRTIRAVMFMNEENGLRGAVAYGREAALSKSKHIAAIESDRGGFAPRGFSVETDSARFARLASWSYLFKDIGADNIFRGGSGADISVLVRQGVPGIGLVPESQRYFDYHHSDNDVLAAVNERELHLGAAAMAILCYVLAQEGL
- a CDS encoding alpha/beta fold hydrolase; translated protein: MNNLKLFFRQYGHHEPSLVILHGLLGSSQNWQRVAKVLEKKFRVLAVDQRNHGSSPHTETHTFADLREDVKHFFDQQRLDKAYLLGHSMGGLAAMEFAFHYPERLAGLIIEDIAPRGYQSSSNDILRALCAIDLGIVKSRDEVEAILAKEIKSRRTRQFLLTNLIRRGDNTFAWKVNLPVLQQFQKEMGAYEPPLAASYSGKTLFIGGELSDYRLDHDHDVILRHFPNSELVMIPKAGHWIHFEALEAFTEAVLKFIFSS